One region of Termitidicoccus mucosus genomic DNA includes:
- a CDS encoding Gfo/Idh/MocA family protein — MHQPAPVSVAIIGISGYGKFYLEHLLPLVESGTVRLVAATVVNQVEEAATCARLKALGCRLYEDFQLMLETHQGTLDLALIPTGIPWHSRMTIAALRAGANVLVEKPLAMTWEEIEAIQSASADSGRFVAVGFQQMYAGVTHQVRTMIEAGGIGRLQAVSGLGMWPRPESYFRRNSWAGRIQAEGISVWDSPITNSLAHFLLMGLHWAMVGGNDDFAGIEAGLYRAQAIESYDTAAVRFVTRAGVRFLFFATHSCRETFDPMLVLEGTQGRIVRTLDSCVLERADGTRAMMTVPNETAARTQMFGQVLRRLRHPDQPICGPEEAALHTRCVSAVHHASTVQDVPAALIRRESAGGNSDAQVSIVGIEPALFRAFAERRLPSEIGFPWCRPAAVH, encoded by the coding sequence ATGCACCAGCCCGCACCCGTTTCCGTCGCCATCATCGGCATCTCAGGTTACGGCAAATTCTATCTCGAACATTTGCTGCCCTTGGTGGAGTCAGGGACGGTGAGGCTTGTGGCCGCCACGGTCGTCAACCAGGTGGAGGAGGCCGCGACTTGCGCCAGACTCAAGGCGCTTGGGTGCCGCCTTTACGAGGATTTCCAACTCATGCTGGAAACACACCAAGGCACACTCGACCTGGCGCTCATCCCCACCGGCATCCCCTGGCATTCGCGCATGACCATCGCCGCGTTGCGGGCCGGCGCCAACGTGCTGGTTGAGAAACCGCTCGCCATGACATGGGAGGAAATCGAGGCCATCCAAAGCGCCAGCGCGGACAGCGGACGCTTTGTCGCGGTTGGATTTCAGCAAATGTATGCGGGCGTGACGCATCAAGTCCGCACCATGATTGAAGCGGGCGGAATCGGGCGATTACAGGCGGTGAGCGGGCTCGGGATGTGGCCGCGCCCCGAGTCGTATTTCCGCCGCAACTCGTGGGCGGGACGAATCCAGGCGGAAGGCATCAGTGTGTGGGATTCGCCCATCACCAACAGCCTCGCGCATTTTCTGCTGATGGGACTGCACTGGGCGATGGTGGGAGGGAATGACGATTTTGCCGGAATCGAGGCCGGACTTTATCGCGCGCAAGCCATCGAGAGTTACGACACTGCCGCCGTGCGCTTCGTCACCCGTGCCGGCGTCCGGTTTCTTTTCTTCGCCACGCATAGTTGCCGCGAGACATTCGACCCGATGCTCGTGCTTGAGGGAACCCAAGGGCGGATTGTCCGGACGCTGGACTCATGCGTATTGGAACGGGCTGATGGCACCCGCGCCATGATGACTGTCCCGAACGAAACCGCCGCCCGCACCCAAATGTTCGGTCAAGTGCTCCGCCGCCTTCGCCATCCAGACCAGCCAATCTGCGGTCCGGAGGAGGCGGCGCTGCATACCCGGTGCGTTTCCGCCGTGCATCATGCGAGCACGGTGCAAGATGTCCCTGCTGCCTTGATTCGGCGAGAATCGGCTGGTGGCAATTCCGATGCCCAGGTGTCCATTGTCGGCATTGAGCCCGCGCTTTTCCGCGCCTTTGCGGAACGGCGTCTGCCAAGTGAAATCGGCTTCCCGTGGTGCCGGCCGGCGGCGGTCCATTGA
- a CDS encoding Gfo/Idh/MocA family oxidoreductase gives MIIPQSHAPGPAGAKPLSRTSAPVRFAFVGTGGRVRTFLDPVPARFPAEAAIVGLCDASIVRARFHQKRLRERFGYGEVPVYQAADFGRMLRETRPDVVVVCTVDCEHDRYIIEALRAGCDAVTEKPMTTTAAKCAAILRAAGESERAVRVCFNYRWIPGATKVREILRDGVIGKVRHVTLEYLLNTSHGADYFRRWHSEKHNSGGLLVHKSTHHFDLVNWWIDAIPSEVFAHGALQFYGRENAIRRGDEAFTRYPRYYGQGPMSADPFAYDYSRSMIQDIPYEKAIYLGEAEKETGYVRDRNVFRNGIDIEDTMNVLVRYRDGTLLNYSLNAFSPYEGFRVAFNGDRGRVEYREFHGAHLAPDAGIGQEHAHAGRSELRVFPHFKPSYSVEVPVIHGAHGGSDDLLQEQIFSSTPPVDPFQRAAGPEQGAASILIGIAANESIATGKPVSVSSLVPLRPDAIRLGELR, from the coding sequence ATGATCATTCCACAATCCCATGCGCCCGGTCCCGCCGGGGCAAAGCCACTGTCCCGGACGTCCGCTCCCGTTCGCTTCGCCTTCGTAGGAACTGGCGGACGGGTCAGAACGTTTCTCGATCCCGTGCCGGCCCGGTTCCCCGCCGAGGCGGCAATCGTCGGACTGTGCGACGCAAGCATCGTGCGGGCGAGATTCCACCAGAAACGCCTGCGGGAGCGCTTTGGTTATGGCGAGGTGCCGGTGTATCAGGCGGCGGATTTCGGCCGCATGCTCCGCGAGACCAGGCCCGATGTCGTCGTGGTTTGCACCGTTGATTGCGAGCACGACCGCTATATCATCGAGGCGTTGCGCGCCGGCTGCGACGCGGTGACCGAAAAGCCCATGACCACCACCGCGGCCAAATGCGCCGCCATCCTGCGGGCCGCCGGGGAGAGCGAACGCGCGGTCCGCGTATGCTTCAACTACCGCTGGATACCCGGCGCGACCAAGGTGCGCGAAATACTGCGGGACGGTGTCATCGGCAAAGTCCGCCATGTCACCCTGGAATACCTCCTTAATACGAGCCACGGGGCCGATTACTTCCGCCGCTGGCATTCCGAAAAACACAATTCGGGCGGGTTGCTCGTCCACAAATCCACCCACCATTTCGACCTCGTCAACTGGTGGATCGACGCCATCCCCTCCGAAGTATTCGCCCACGGCGCGTTGCAATTTTATGGCCGGGAAAACGCGATTCGGCGCGGGGACGAAGCATTCACCCGCTATCCCCGCTATTACGGACAGGGTCCGATGAGCGCCGATCCCTTCGCCTACGATTACAGCCGGTCAATGATACAGGATATTCCTTATGAAAAAGCCATCTATCTGGGCGAGGCCGAAAAGGAAACCGGCTACGTGCGCGACCGGAATGTCTTTCGCAACGGCATTGACATCGAGGACACCATGAACGTCCTCGTCCGCTACCGCGACGGCACCCTGCTCAACTATTCGCTCAACGCGTTCAGCCCCTACGAGGGTTTCCGCGTCGCATTCAACGGGGATCGCGGGCGTGTCGAGTATCGCGAGTTCCACGGCGCCCATTTGGCGCCGGACGCCGGCATCGGGCAGGAGCACGCGCACGCCGGCAGGTCCGAGCTGCGGGTGTTTCCTCATTTCAAGCCGTCCTACTCCGTGGAAGTCCCCGTCATCCACGGAGCCCACGGCGGCAGCGACGACCTGTTGCAGGAGCAGATTTTTTCCAGCACCCCGCCGGTCGATCCTTTCCAGCGCGCCGCGGGGCCGGAACAAGGCGCCGCCTCCATCCTGATCGGCATCGCCGCCAACGAGAGCATCGCGACAGGCAAACCAGTGTCGGTTTCGAGCCTTGTGCCCTTGCGCCCCGACGCCATCCGGCTGGGCGAATTGCGCTAG
- a CDS encoding hydroxyacid dehydrogenase, whose product MPVRPSHSNADASGGPSAPARETRTAPPAVLFALAPVDRRLFLDASLMPWDTFAGAAQWIDPTAQSPETWRETLRRIEPEVIVSGWETLPLPEQWIQDPGCRLRYVCHLAGSVRRLVPRAFLARGGLVSNWGGIAAASVAEHALLLILAALRDLGSWRDHIAALSAQGPQERLPTRPLRGRRIGLHGFGGIARALVALLRSFGVTIRAFSEGVPAGVFHEHGVERCDSLEALFGQSDVLVECEALTEKTRGSVTAALLRLLPDDAVFVNVGRGRVVAEDALAEAASSRRLRVAVDVVSNEPIQEDHPLLRAPGAIVSPHIGGPTREEYGLCGRRAWENLNRYLRGEPPEDDSLVSLELYDRST is encoded by the coding sequence ATGCCAGTTCGCCCGTCCCATTCCAATGCCGACGCCTCGGGCGGTCCATCCGCGCCGGCGCGGGAAACCCGGACGGCGCCGCCCGCGGTGCTGTTCGCGCTCGCGCCCGTGGACCGGCGGCTCTTCCTCGACGCATCCCTGATGCCGTGGGACACGTTTGCCGGCGCCGCGCAGTGGATCGATCCCACCGCGCAATCACCGGAAACCTGGCGGGAAACCCTGCGAAGAATCGAGCCGGAGGTCATCGTCAGCGGCTGGGAGACGCTGCCGCTGCCGGAGCAGTGGATTCAAGATCCCGGGTGCCGTCTGCGATATGTCTGCCACCTCGCCGGCTCGGTGCGGCGTCTGGTGCCGCGGGCTTTTCTGGCCCGCGGCGGGCTGGTGAGCAACTGGGGCGGGATTGCGGCGGCGAGCGTGGCCGAGCACGCGTTGCTGCTGATTCTGGCGGCGCTGCGCGACCTCGGCTCCTGGCGCGACCACATCGCCGCCTTGTCGGCCCAAGGGCCGCAGGAGCGGCTGCCCACGCGCCCGCTGCGGGGACGCAGGATCGGGCTGCATGGCTTTGGGGGAATCGCACGGGCGCTTGTCGCGCTCTTGCGGTCCTTCGGCGTCACCATCCGGGCCTTTTCCGAGGGCGTGCCCGCCGGTGTCTTCCATGAGCATGGAGTGGAGAGGTGCGATTCGCTCGAGGCATTGTTCGGGCAAAGCGACGTGCTGGTGGAATGCGAGGCGCTGACGGAAAAGACCAGGGGCTCGGTCACCGCCGCCTTGCTGCGCCTGCTGCCGGATGACGCCGTTTTTGTGAATGTCGGCCGGGGCCGGGTGGTGGCGGAGGACGCGCTGGCCGAGGCTGCGTCCAGCCGCCGCCTGCGCGTCGCGGTGGATGTCGTATCCAACGAACCGATACAAGAGGATCATCCGCTCCTGCGCGCGCCGGGGGCGATCGTCTCCCCGCACATCGGCGGGCCGACGCGGGAGGAATACGGCCTCTGCGGGCGCCGCGCGTGGGAGAACCTCAACCGGTATTTGCGCGGCGAGCCTCCCGAGGATGACTCGCTTGTCTCCCTGGAACTTTACGACCGCTCAACCTGA
- a CDS encoding LacI family DNA-binding transcriptional regulator: protein MPRKGSSKKNSAAGKNAEQIKSISDFARHLNLSSWTVSRAINGHPEVNEKTRLRIMSAMDALDFRPNPLARGLGGRRTNMIGVCFMGLGNPILDRKVYYLQEFFRRHQLRSFLEMRPRDLEHETRAIEDFKRIHVDGMVLIHSELDAASTRRLFAARACVHVDPHLPQQSPSVALDRHRAMRLLMEHLLRLGHRSFALLGIRESDPWRWPALVETAKANGLNPHKVLRPVEPPPEIESLIERGELMAETVLDWTERPTAIIAVDDRTALGAIQALHKAGIDVPRHMSVTGFDNLDLARKLHPTLTTIEQNPLRLMERAGAMLLKQIALPPDKRGQPVVESVAPELIVGESTGPCWPK, encoded by the coding sequence ATGCCACGAAAAGGCTCATCCAAAAAAAACTCAGCCGCGGGCAAAAACGCCGAGCAAATCAAGTCGATCTCTGACTTTGCCCGTCACCTGAATCTTTCAAGCTGGACGGTGTCCCGTGCGATCAATGGGCACCCGGAAGTGAACGAAAAGACGCGTCTCCGAATCATGTCGGCAATGGATGCGCTGGACTTCAGGCCGAACCCGCTGGCGCGCGGGCTGGGCGGACGGCGCACCAACATGATCGGCGTTTGTTTCATGGGACTCGGCAACCCGATTCTGGATCGCAAGGTTTATTATTTGCAGGAGTTTTTCCGGCGCCATCAATTGCGCAGTTTTCTCGAGATGCGGCCAAGGGACCTGGAGCACGAGACAAGGGCGATCGAGGATTTTAAGCGCATCCACGTTGACGGCATGGTGCTGATTCACTCCGAGCTGGACGCGGCATCCACCCGGCGCTTGTTCGCCGCGCGCGCGTGCGTGCATGTGGATCCGCACCTCCCGCAGCAAAGTCCCTCCGTCGCTCTGGACCGGCATCGCGCCATGCGCCTGCTGATGGAGCATCTTTTGCGGCTGGGGCACCGTTCCTTTGCGTTGTTGGGCATTCGCGAAAGCGACCCCTGGCGCTGGCCGGCCTTGGTGGAGACGGCAAAGGCAAATGGCCTCAACCCGCACAAAGTCCTTCGCCCCGTGGAGCCGCCGCCGGAGATTGAGAGCTTGATCGAGCGAGGCGAACTGATGGCGGAAACCGTTCTCGACTGGACGGAACGCCCCACCGCGATCATCGCAGTGGACGACCGCACCGCGCTGGGCGCGATCCAGGCCTTGCACAAGGCGGGGATCGATGTGCCGCGGCACATGTCCGTCACGGGTTTCGACAATCTTGACCTGGCAAGAAAGCTGCACCCGACACTCACGACAATAGAGCAAAATCCGCTGCGACTCATGGAGCGGGCGGGCGCAATGTTGCTCAAACAGATAGCATTGCCGCCGGACAAACGCGGGCAACCGGTCGTGGAATCGGTGGCTCCGGAACTGATTGTCGGCGAGTCCACCGGTCCCTGCTGGCCCAAGTGA